The Lycium barbarum isolate Lr01 chromosome 10, ASM1917538v2, whole genome shotgun sequence genome includes a region encoding these proteins:
- the LOC132613106 gene encoding uncharacterized protein LOC132613106: MVWCEFHGTPGHKTTYCKHLQEEVANMLVRGHLREYLNESEKNNYGRVGSDEEKGALCASPHVINMIFGRSMIAGTSFHASRKMNISVTREKRTLDFPEEDLIAFSDEDATGITLPHNDALVITVFIGCCQVRRVMVDLGSSASILCCK, translated from the coding sequence ATGGTTTGGTGCGAGTTCCATGGGACCCCAGGGCATAAAACCACATATTGTAAACACCTCCAAGAGGAAGTGGCTAACATGCTTGTCAGGGGTCATCTTCGTGAGTATCTCAATGAAAGCGAGAAAAATAACTATGGTAGAGTCGGATCAGACGAAGAAAAAGGTGCACTCTGCGCTTCACCGCATGTAATAAACATGATTTTTGGCAGATCTATGATTGCTGGGACCAGCTTTCACGCTTCCAGAAAGATGAACATCTCGGTAACACGGGAGAAAAGAACTCTGGACTTCCCGGAGGAGGATTTGATTGCTTTCTCTGACGAGGATGCAACGGGCATTACTTTACCTCACAATGATGCCTTGGTTATCACTGTGTTTATTGGCTGCTGTCAGGTAAGGCGTGTGATGGTTGATCTGGGGAGCTCGGCTAGTATTCTCTGTTGCAAGTAG